A single genomic interval of Arachis duranensis cultivar V14167 chromosome 7, aradu.V14167.gnm2.J7QH, whole genome shotgun sequence harbors:
- the LOC127740533 gene encoding protein FAR1-RELATED SEQUENCE 5-like gives MRAAIRAVFSEATHRLCAWHVEKNVISNLKDEGIRQLFTRWLYSNIEIEEFEAEWDAAIVEYRLHDSFWAKETYDKQNMWANAYLRDKFRAGFRTTSRCKGINMNIKKFLNTRHNLLELVQNVELMVREYRNNELEDHFKSIHGNPVITTCLDPLKRFAADVYTRELFLYVRREIVGVSAVNFVVKVRRSTTMVYTVEDYGIPGRPLTLLYDRHEHAREIPSRLVLNRWCNDVKSLDNYGEGRADECSEWGFLLRQGALHTTSQWFSFVTAHSLGLINTAMSGIRTLCEQIEAVCDQKGPLAKGRDTPSVKDAVVVKTKGAPRIKKMSGRKRRCSMCRKAGHTYTAPESGG, from the exons ATGAGGGCAGCAATCAGGGCGGTGTTTTCGGAAGCCACACATAGGCTGTGTGCTTGGCATGTGGAGAAGAACGTGATTTCGAATTTGAAGGATGAAGGCATAAGACAACTTTTCACTAGGTGGCTGTACTCAAATATAGAGATAGAAGAGTTTGAGGCAGAGTGGGACGCAGCTATTGTTGAATACCGACTTCATGATAGTTTTTGGGCAAAGGAAACCTATGATAAGCAGAACATGTGGGCAAATGCGTACTTAAGAGACAAATTTCGTGCCGGGTTCCGCACTACTTCTCGATGTAAAGGGATTAATATGAATATCAAAAAGTTTCTTAATACAAGGCACAATCTTCTTGAGTTGGTGCAGAATGTTGAGTTGATGGTACGAGAGTATCGGAATAACGAGTTAGAGGACCACTTCAAGTCCATTCACGGCAACCCAGTGATCACGACTTGCTTGGACCCACTCAAGCGGTTTGCTGCCGATGTTTACACACGAGAGTTATTCTTGTACGTGAGGAGGGAAATTGTAGGTGTCAGTGCAGTTAACTTTGTCGTAAAGGTTCGCCGATCCACAACTATGGTGTACACAGTTGAAGACTATGGCATTCCGGGTAGGCCACTAACATTACTGTATGATAGG CATGAGCATGCGAGGGAAATTCCATCAAGGTTGGTGCTGAATAGGTGGTGTAATGATGTTAAATCATTGGATAACTACGGTGAAGGAAGAGCTGATGAGTGCAGTGAGTGGGGATTTCTATTACGTCAGGGTGCATTACACACTACATCGCAGTGGTTTTCGTTCGTAACTGCACATAGCCTGGGTTTGATTAACACAGCGATGAGTGGCATACGAACTTTATGCGAACAAATcgaggctgtatgtgatcaaaaGGGTCCGTTGGCAAAGGGAAGAGATACTCCCAGTGTGAAGGATGCCGTGGTGGTTAAGACCAAAGGGGCTCCGCGAATTAAGAAAATGAGTGGTAGAAAGAGGCGCTGTAGCATGTGTCGGAAAGCAGGACACACCTACACTGCACCGGAAAGCGGGGGGTGA